A DNA window from Daucus carota subsp. sativus chromosome 3, DH1 v3.0, whole genome shotgun sequence contains the following coding sequences:
- the LOC108214177 gene encoding U-box domain-containing protein 35 isoform X2, whose product MKDVYKRSGLEMKDNELIEGLVVLHPCVVAIAVNGSSNGKCIVQWALEKFVHEDNVLFKLLHIRPKLTTVPTSMGNFIPLSQVRDDVGATYMREVEWQTDEKLIPYKKMCAQRKVQVEVSQIESDDVVNAIADEVTRCSIKRLVIGASSRGMFLRGRKLCSRISESTPSFCTVYAVSRGKLSSVRPSDTVTKKIMKEDISATSCSTSSSSGYSFSSQAEWTEADSVVTHSYFRPPSLPIQRCQALSTINQTFHYTKAKSVSYDHSRILYPDIEKTSKFGTAYPSNEDLGYAEVSSNRNLDTDCDQWTSERTSTSSAPATEYSSENQVNVNFELEKLKVELRHMKEMYAIAQSETTDASRKINDLNRRRMEEAVKLKEMMNKEEEARVLAKQEKEKYRAAKTEADYVNQCAEREVSERKEAEARALRETREKEKLEYALAGSVQQYQTFTWEEIVSATSSFSEDLRIGMGSYGSVYKGSLHHTMAAVKVLHSQEVHRTKEFLQEVEILSKVRHPHLLILLGACIDHGCLVYEYMENGSLDDRLFRKDSTPSIPWFERYRIAWEVASALVFLHNAKPKQVIHRDLKPANILLDHNLVSKIGDLGLSTMRQLDSNSLSTTYLDTGPVGTLSYIDPEYQRTGLISPKSDVYAFGMVILQLLTAKPAIALTHLVETAIDDGNFTEVLDPEAGDWPIKETKELALLGLSCAELRRRDRPDLKDIVLPVLERLKDIADQARDSVSTGQKFPPNHFICPILKEVMDDPHVAADGYTYDRKAIAKWCEENDKSPMTNLPLSDKSLIPNYTILSALLEWKEGKQ is encoded by the exons ATGAAGGACGTGTACAAGAGAAGCGGCTTAGAAATGAAGGATAATGAGCTGATTGAAGGCCTTGTTGTGCTGCACCCTTGTGTTGTTGCTATAGCTGTCAATGGAAGTTCGAATGGTAAGTGCATAGTTCAGTGGGCACTGGAGAAATTTGTTCATGAGGATAATGTGTTGTTCAAGTTGTTACATATCCGCCCTAAGTTAACAACAGTTCCCACGTCAA TGGGAAATTTCATTCCTCTGTCACAAGTGCGCGATGATGTAGGGGCTACTTACATGAGGGAAGTGGAGTGGCAAACTGATGAAAAACTGATTCCTTACAAGAAGATGTGTGCTCAAAGAAAG GTACAGGTAGAGGTTTCACAGATTGAATCAGATGATGTTGTGAATGCGATAGCGGATGAGGTAACCAGATGTAGCATTAAAAGGCTTGTCATCGGAGCCTCATCTCGTGGCATGTTCCTGAG GGGAAGGAAATTGTGCTCTAGAATTTCTGAAAGCACCCCAAGCTTTTGCACGGTATATGCAGTTTCAAGAGGGAAACTTTCATCTGTCCGCCCATCAGATACAGTGACAAAGAAAATTATGAAGGAGGACATAagtgctacaagttgttctaccAGCAGTTCCTCAGGTTATAGTTTCAGCTCGCAAGCAG AATGGACGGAGGCAGACTCAGTTGTTACACACTCTTACTTTCGACCTCCTTCACTGCCAATACAGCGGTGTCAAGCACTTTCAACTATAAATCAAACATTTCATTATACAAAAGCCAAGTCAGTTAGTTATGACCACTCAAGAATCTTGTATCCAGATATTGAGAAAACGAGTAAATTTGGGACTGCTTATCCCAGCAATGAAGACCTTGGTTATGCAGAAGTTTCTAGTAACAGAAACTTGGATACAGACTGCGATCAATGGACATCTGAGCGAACTTCAACATCGAGTGCACCAGCTACAGAGTACTCATCAGAGAACCAG GTCAATGTTAACTTTGAGTTGGAAAAACTGAAAGTTGAGCTGAGGCATATGAAGGAAATGTATGCGATAGCTCAAAGTGAGACAACGGATGCTTCTCGGAAG ATAAATGATCTTAATAGAAGACGAATGGAGGAAGCAGTCAAGTTGAAGGAGATGATGAATAAGGAGGAGGAAGCGAGAGTATTagcaaaacaagaaaaagagAAATACAGAGCTGCTAAAACAGAAGCTGATTATGTTAATCAATGTGCTGAAAGAGAAGTTTCAGaaagaaaagaagcagaagctagaGCCTTGCGTGAGACAAGGGAGAAAGAAAAGCTCGAATATGCTCTAGCTGGATCTGTACAGCAATACCAAACATTCACATGGGAAGAAATTGTATCTGCCACCTCATCATTTTCAGAAGATCTTAGAATTGGCATGGGATCGTATGGTTCTGTCTACAAAGGCAGTTTGCATCATACGATGGCTGCTGTTAAAGTTCTCCACTCTCAGGAGGTTCATCGGACCAAAGAATTCCTGCAGGAG GTGGAGATCCTTAGCAAAGTTCGTCATCCACACTTGCTAATTCTTCTTGGTGCATGTATTGATCATGGATGCCTTGTTTACGAGTATATGGAGAATGGGAGCTTGGATGACAGATTGTTCCGGAAAGACAGCACTCCTTCAATCCCATGGTTTGAGAGGTATCGTATTGCTTGGGAAGTAGCTTCAGCACTTGTGTTCCTTCATAATGCAAAGCCAAAGCAAGTTATCCATCGTGACTTGAAACCAGCAAACATATTGCTTGATCACAATCTTGTAAGCAAGATAGGTGATCTTGGTCTGTCAACAATGCGTCAGCTCGACTCTAATTCTCTATCGACTACTTATCTAGACACAGGTCCTGTGGGAACCCTTTCCTATATAGACCCAGAGTATCAAAGGACGGGACTGATATCTCCAAAATCTGATGTATATGCTTTCGGGATGGTTATACTGCAGTTGCTGACAGCAAAACCGGCCATTGCATTAACTCATCTAGTGGAAACAGCTATCGATGATGGTAACTTTACAGAGGTGCTGGATCCAGAGGCTGGTGATTGGCCAATAAAAGAGACAAAAGAACTAGCTCTGCTGGGACTGAGTTGTGCCGAACTTCGTCGCAGAGACAGGCCAGATTTGAAGGATATAGTTCTTCCTGTGCTGGAGAGATTAAAAGACATTGCTGATCAGGCTCGAGATTCGGTGTCAACTGGTCAGAAATTTCCTCCTAACCACTTTATATGCCCCATACTCAAG GAAGTGATGGATGATCCTCATGTCGCTGCTGATGGGTACACTTACGACCGCAAGGCAATAGCGAAGTGGTGCGAGGAGAATGATAAATCACCGATGACAAATTTACCCTTGTCGGATAAGAGCCTCATACCAAATTATACAATTCTTTCTGCACTGCTAGAGTGGAAGGAAGGAAAACAATAG
- the LOC108214177 gene encoding U-box domain-containing protein 35 isoform X1, which yields MKDVYKRSGLEMKDNELIEGLVVLHPCVVAIAVNGSSNGKCIVQWALEKFVHEDNVLFKLLHIRPKLTTVPTSTAVGNFIPLSQVRDDVGATYMREVEWQTDEKLIPYKKMCAQRKVQVEVSQIESDDVVNAIADEVTRCSIKRLVIGASSRGMFLRGRKLCSRISESTPSFCTVYAVSRGKLSSVRPSDTVTKKIMKEDISATSCSTSSSSGYSFSSQAEWTEADSVVTHSYFRPPSLPIQRCQALSTINQTFHYTKAKSVSYDHSRILYPDIEKTSKFGTAYPSNEDLGYAEVSSNRNLDTDCDQWTSERTSTSSAPATEYSSENQVNVNFELEKLKVELRHMKEMYAIAQSETTDASRKINDLNRRRMEEAVKLKEMMNKEEEARVLAKQEKEKYRAAKTEADYVNQCAEREVSERKEAEARALRETREKEKLEYALAGSVQQYQTFTWEEIVSATSSFSEDLRIGMGSYGSVYKGSLHHTMAAVKVLHSQEVHRTKEFLQEVEILSKVRHPHLLILLGACIDHGCLVYEYMENGSLDDRLFRKDSTPSIPWFERYRIAWEVASALVFLHNAKPKQVIHRDLKPANILLDHNLVSKIGDLGLSTMRQLDSNSLSTTYLDTGPVGTLSYIDPEYQRTGLISPKSDVYAFGMVILQLLTAKPAIALTHLVETAIDDGNFTEVLDPEAGDWPIKETKELALLGLSCAELRRRDRPDLKDIVLPVLERLKDIADQARDSVSTGQKFPPNHFICPILKEVMDDPHVAADGYTYDRKAIAKWCEENDKSPMTNLPLSDKSLIPNYTILSALLEWKEGKQ from the exons ATGAAGGACGTGTACAAGAGAAGCGGCTTAGAAATGAAGGATAATGAGCTGATTGAAGGCCTTGTTGTGCTGCACCCTTGTGTTGTTGCTATAGCTGTCAATGGAAGTTCGAATGGTAAGTGCATAGTTCAGTGGGCACTGGAGAAATTTGTTCATGAGGATAATGTGTTGTTCAAGTTGTTACATATCCGCCCTAAGTTAACAACAGTTCCCACGTCAA CTGCAGTGGGAAATTTCATTCCTCTGTCACAAGTGCGCGATGATGTAGGGGCTACTTACATGAGGGAAGTGGAGTGGCAAACTGATGAAAAACTGATTCCTTACAAGAAGATGTGTGCTCAAAGAAAG GTACAGGTAGAGGTTTCACAGATTGAATCAGATGATGTTGTGAATGCGATAGCGGATGAGGTAACCAGATGTAGCATTAAAAGGCTTGTCATCGGAGCCTCATCTCGTGGCATGTTCCTGAG GGGAAGGAAATTGTGCTCTAGAATTTCTGAAAGCACCCCAAGCTTTTGCACGGTATATGCAGTTTCAAGAGGGAAACTTTCATCTGTCCGCCCATCAGATACAGTGACAAAGAAAATTATGAAGGAGGACATAagtgctacaagttgttctaccAGCAGTTCCTCAGGTTATAGTTTCAGCTCGCAAGCAG AATGGACGGAGGCAGACTCAGTTGTTACACACTCTTACTTTCGACCTCCTTCACTGCCAATACAGCGGTGTCAAGCACTTTCAACTATAAATCAAACATTTCATTATACAAAAGCCAAGTCAGTTAGTTATGACCACTCAAGAATCTTGTATCCAGATATTGAGAAAACGAGTAAATTTGGGACTGCTTATCCCAGCAATGAAGACCTTGGTTATGCAGAAGTTTCTAGTAACAGAAACTTGGATACAGACTGCGATCAATGGACATCTGAGCGAACTTCAACATCGAGTGCACCAGCTACAGAGTACTCATCAGAGAACCAG GTCAATGTTAACTTTGAGTTGGAAAAACTGAAAGTTGAGCTGAGGCATATGAAGGAAATGTATGCGATAGCTCAAAGTGAGACAACGGATGCTTCTCGGAAG ATAAATGATCTTAATAGAAGACGAATGGAGGAAGCAGTCAAGTTGAAGGAGATGATGAATAAGGAGGAGGAAGCGAGAGTATTagcaaaacaagaaaaagagAAATACAGAGCTGCTAAAACAGAAGCTGATTATGTTAATCAATGTGCTGAAAGAGAAGTTTCAGaaagaaaagaagcagaagctagaGCCTTGCGTGAGACAAGGGAGAAAGAAAAGCTCGAATATGCTCTAGCTGGATCTGTACAGCAATACCAAACATTCACATGGGAAGAAATTGTATCTGCCACCTCATCATTTTCAGAAGATCTTAGAATTGGCATGGGATCGTATGGTTCTGTCTACAAAGGCAGTTTGCATCATACGATGGCTGCTGTTAAAGTTCTCCACTCTCAGGAGGTTCATCGGACCAAAGAATTCCTGCAGGAG GTGGAGATCCTTAGCAAAGTTCGTCATCCACACTTGCTAATTCTTCTTGGTGCATGTATTGATCATGGATGCCTTGTTTACGAGTATATGGAGAATGGGAGCTTGGATGACAGATTGTTCCGGAAAGACAGCACTCCTTCAATCCCATGGTTTGAGAGGTATCGTATTGCTTGGGAAGTAGCTTCAGCACTTGTGTTCCTTCATAATGCAAAGCCAAAGCAAGTTATCCATCGTGACTTGAAACCAGCAAACATATTGCTTGATCACAATCTTGTAAGCAAGATAGGTGATCTTGGTCTGTCAACAATGCGTCAGCTCGACTCTAATTCTCTATCGACTACTTATCTAGACACAGGTCCTGTGGGAACCCTTTCCTATATAGACCCAGAGTATCAAAGGACGGGACTGATATCTCCAAAATCTGATGTATATGCTTTCGGGATGGTTATACTGCAGTTGCTGACAGCAAAACCGGCCATTGCATTAACTCATCTAGTGGAAACAGCTATCGATGATGGTAACTTTACAGAGGTGCTGGATCCAGAGGCTGGTGATTGGCCAATAAAAGAGACAAAAGAACTAGCTCTGCTGGGACTGAGTTGTGCCGAACTTCGTCGCAGAGACAGGCCAGATTTGAAGGATATAGTTCTTCCTGTGCTGGAGAGATTAAAAGACATTGCTGATCAGGCTCGAGATTCGGTGTCAACTGGTCAGAAATTTCCTCCTAACCACTTTATATGCCCCATACTCAAG GAAGTGATGGATGATCCTCATGTCGCTGCTGATGGGTACACTTACGACCGCAAGGCAATAGCGAAGTGGTGCGAGGAGAATGATAAATCACCGATGACAAATTTACCCTTGTCGGATAAGAGCCTCATACCAAATTATACAATTCTTTCTGCACTGCTAGAGTGGAAGGAAGGAAAACAATAG